In the genome of Populus trichocarpa isolate Nisqually-1 chromosome 10, P.trichocarpa_v4.1, whole genome shotgun sequence, the window CAGGCACTGATGCATTGAACATGTTATATAGCAAGCCATGCTCCTCGGTTGTGTTGGGGTATACGGCATGAGGTGCCATTTCCTGGCTCATTTGAGGGGTATGTGGCGCTTTGTTTTCGTTTTCATCGAGCAAGGACATGATCATTTTCATGTCCAATTGATTTAGCTGCAGTAGTTGTTGATGCTGgatttgttgctgttgttgctgtagctgctgctgctgctgttgaaaTTGTTGCCTCTTTAAGAGATGAGTCCTTGCCTTGTCTGAGTTATCTGGAGAGAGTTTGGCCTTCTTCTTGAAATGGGTCCTCCAGTAGTTCTTGATCTCATTATCAGTTCTCCCTGGCAAGCTTCTAGCAATTGTGGACcacctgattttttaaaaaaaaatgaattaattatctGCATGCTATGAAGCttatttagaaaatttcaatgaaaacTCAGAGAAAAACTCAAGAAGAACGATGGGAGTTCAAGTTTTTACCTGTTCCCCCACCTAGCATGCAGCTCCACAATAATTCTCTCTTCATGTGGGGTTATCTGCCCCCTCTTTAGGTCTGGCCTCAAGTAATTCACCCACCTCAATCTGCAGCTCTTTCCATTCCTTTTCAACCCTACAGAGCAGAAGACAGacatgaaatgcaaaaacatcaGTCCTGAGTAGAAGTGCTATAGTCTATGATGAACACTGACATTTACTAAAACAAGTAAGAAAATCCACAGGCGTCCTTAATCACTAGAGGAAGTAAAAATTGGATTCCTTGTAACAGGGTACTGCACCATTGCAACTGTGACAATCTAACTGAGCTTGGCAATTTCCATTTACGCAGGCTAAAACACTGAGTCGGGACTTAGTAGCTAATTAGAGATAAAAAGGTTGCATGTATACGAGTTAGATACACACCTGCAAGCCTAGCTACAGAGTTCCATCGTCCTTCACCATGCAGCCTAACATATTCAACAAGCAACCTGTCTTCTTCAGCAGTCCAGGGTCCTTTCCTCCAGCCCTCTTCAATGAGACCACCCCAGCGCAACTGCCCTGCCATCACTCCCAAAGACATGTGCAAAGGTGTGAAAAAAGGCTTAGGTTTGTTAATGTGTTGGCAAAGTCTGTCTTCCAAATTCTGTGCATCTGGGGTTAGAGTTTGTTGCGTATTTATGCCTGAACAAAAGCCCCCAATTCCATCCCATCAGTCAATTTAGTGTCACCATCACATCATCCCTATCTTTCTTCTGTGGTGGGTACTGGTGATCTCCGAGATACCTTCGACGTCATTTATGTGTGTTTAggagttatattttaaaatatttttattttaaaatattttctattttaaaatatattaaaataatattttttatttttaaaaaattattattaatattaaaataatcttaaaacaaaaaataataatttgaataatagagaaaaatgaaaaaatatatttcttttaaaatacaaaaacaaagatttatCTATATACCCTCTCATTTCATTGCTTTGAGTTTTCAAATAAGCGACATTTTAATCAAGTGGTGGTGATGCAAGGATCAAGTTTCTATGGAGGGGAGACGCCTGTGCCACTCATACCAATACATGTGATACACACAAGGGCAATTGGGAAAATCTGAAAGATTGTCAAGACATCGGGTGACATGTCCTAAGAAGGATCGAATCCAATTAGATTAggatttgttttgatataaagTGAGACAAAGAGAGATAGTAATCTCATGGGCTGATGCCACGTATAGAGTAGggcttatgcatcaagacacTAAGAGTAAAAGCCCCTAAAGCATAATCTAGATTTAGCAAATTAAAAACACGTGTGGTGGgttatttttaacttgaaaattacCCGTGCGCCAATAGGATCTTAACAGCTGTTGGATTTGCTTACTTCTCAAGGAGATTGATACATACAATCCCCCTTataatgttaattaaatagAGTTGCTGGATACCATTTTACGCGTTGGAGACATTATAATATTCAAGCCATTGATGGTTTGGTACGTCACCTTGTGGACAGGTGTACGTTTTCCAGATGAAAGTGTTCCGTGAACTAGGCGTGTCCATTTTCAATCTAGCAGGCTTGGAGTTGGAATGCTTCaccaatctatatatatatatatatatataagcaaaagGGGCACATAACATAAGTATTGTAgtgtaaattatttattaaaagttttttaattttttttaaaaaaaacacggtttaacagcattttcaagaaaaaatgatcGGTAAAAAGtgcagaaaacaaagaaaaaatacgAAGATTATGATGATGTATTTTCGAGTGTATATGTATTGCATGTACAAATACAGGCAAATAGGATACAAAATTTGTAGTGAACAAACCTGTCATGGTGGTCACAGAAAATCAAAGTAAATCATTAAGTGATTTACTTTGATTAGATCATTAAGTGATTGATTAGATCATTAAGTGATTTGTCATGGCCATTAGCCCATTACATAAGCTCAGACCATAGAGCAACGTGTGACTTGACCATTCCACAATTTTGGCAGCTTCAAACTCAAATGAACTAGACAAACATTTAAAACCAGGAAAATATCACACGCTGCCATTTTCCCTGTGCCCATTATCTTGTTTCACGTGCGCTTTCGTgctggtaattattttttaaaatatattttatattaaaagatattaaaataatatttgttttattttttaaaaattatttttaaaattaacgtatcaaaaagatcaaaaacacacacaaaaattaatttttaataaaaaaaattaaatttttaaaaaatccgttttgcaccgcgtttccaaacgggGTCTACAACTCTAGGactacttcttttttttttaaagtatttttaacttgaaaaatattaagttaatatttgtttgattttttttgataattttaaaatactgatattaaaaataaataaaatattttaatatatttaaaaataaaatactattttgaaaattacatCGCACTAGAATTTCAGACAACGACTTAATGGCATAAAAAAGAATGTTCACTCACACGTAACTGTATCAACCCAGGAACCcctttacaattaattaatccaattagaCACCGATAATCCTTGTTTTGTACGgggttttttaagtaaaaaaaagttgGTCCGTCAGCATACATGTGCACTGcttaaacttgatttgttttacAGCTAAGCATTATTAGTGCACTAAGCTTTATCACGAAGCTACAAAGATCTCTTGTGGCTccttgtttttctccttttgtgtTGTCTTTTCTGCTAACTGGGTCTTTTCAAAGCAGATTAGGATAAAGTTCTGAGGATGCTGTGGGGTTTCAAGTGTGATTTTTTAACTACAAATTTATTACtaatagcatgttttttttcatataacagtttaaattttattttttaaaaaaaaaatagattattttagtgtggtaatattaaaaatatattatcttaatatatttttaaataaaaaaatactacccATCACCACgatatcaaatattatttaatgatgtgGCATGCCTATTAGTATCTAGAAGCCTGATAAGCATGGGATcacaattaacaaattaaatagaCCGGATCAGGATGTGGGAATTGGTTTTGATCAAATTTTGTCTGTTCATTTCATCTGACCCAGTCAAGTAAATCAAACTCTGTCTGATATTTTAGCTGAGTCAGAATTTCACTCGCAAGTTGTGCTCTGATTACTAGGTTAAGCATAATTATAGTGTGTTTTAGTGTTCagtaaagttttatttttaaagtattttttatttagaaaaatattgaaataatattttattattttttaaattttatttttaatatcaacatgtaaaaaaaaaatcaaagagtacaaaaaaaaaaataaattaaaacctaCTTTCTAACAAAGTTTTATTCCACTTGACGAAATTAGAAATAATGCCTGGATAAGTATGATTCTCAGATCTTGATTGCAACAATTGTTAGTGCGAAGTTTATGTACAAGAGATATCAAATGCTTTAACTTCGATCAAGACAGCAAGTAGGAAGATAATTTtcggtttgatttgatttttattaaaaaaaataattaaaacggattatttaaaaaaaaaccgaaaccgaaccgaaactagttcaaaccaaccggtttcggttcgtttttttagaaaaaaccggttcaaattgGTTTGGCTAGGTTTTTTCGGtgtggctcggtttttttcggttcggtttttttgatttCAGACTTGTAAAACCGAACCGTCAGttatttcaaaattctaatcgattttttttcatggttcggttttttcggttatttttttccggtttgattagttttttagttttttcgcTCACCCTTAACAACAAGTACGATTTTGGTA includes:
- the LOC7459997 gene encoding myb-related protein 305: MSLGVMAGQLRWGGLIEEGWRKGPWTAEEDRLLVEYVRLHGEGRWNSVARLAGLKRNGKSCRLRWVNYLRPDLKRGQITPHEERIIVELHARWGNRWSTIARSLPGRTDNEIKNYWRTHFKKKAKLSPDNSDKARTHLLKRQQFQQQQQQLQQQQQQIQHQQLLQLNQLDMKMIMSLLDENENKAPHTPQMSQEMAPHAVYPNTTEEHGLLYNMFNASVPEASNEDILWDGLWNLDDVHGNFGVACATSRASMHNLVSPFC